A stretch of the Osmerus mordax isolate fOsmMor3 chromosome 12, fOsmMor3.pri, whole genome shotgun sequence genome encodes the following:
- the LOC136954518 gene encoding protocadherin beta-15, with protein MATINRFKNKYSTRKLCVKLTWLHILFFVLFGVSFGEVRYSVPEEMARGSVIGNVAQDLGLNVAELNARRVRIVAEGTRQLCELDSASGSLLVSERIDREELCAQAAVCVLQYQLLLEDPLKVYSLVLDIQDVNDNSPAFATGITELELVESTVLGRRFPLESAHDPDLGTNTVRVYKLSPNEHFALELNTQLNANAYPELVLRKTLDRETQAEYTLTINGIDGGNPARTGTASILIRVLDSNDNVPIFNRRVYKTSVLENSATGALVASLNATDLDDGVYGDVTYSFSRMSDKSRGVFKIDPVSGEVRVAGPIDYEEASAHELDVQAKDGGGQASHCKLIIEVIDVNDNKPVVTVKSASATLAEDSKPGTMVALLNVYDLDTGNSGRVNCVISDGLPFKLISEVKSYYMLVTDGLLDREMYPQYNITVTAIDAGSPSLSSRKLVHIVISDINDNPPMFTQKEYSAQVWENQPRGTFLTRVIAEDLDAGYNSKLLYTLSEDTAPGTSSFLSINSETGDLYTSRPFDYELSVYYQVHVTARDGGDPPLSSTCIVKIFIGDQNDNAPVVLYPVQSTNYIADDMVPLEAPKGYLVTKVVALDADSGHNAWLSYRVIKATQTNLFTIGLHCGEIRTLRPFLEGDEQKQMLVILVKDNGPESLSATATVNVLIGDGLPVFSELFEIREEQQVSENVTLYLILALVTVSSLLLILISTVTYYKVCRRGYVYRAATSSLPVFPSAYCPPSYTDVSRSGTLFKDDRYDSFLTTGSWKGDFRFGSSLDTDILKKRSAVYQKNNTLRRMTAERAAGLKLMQD; from the coding sequence ATGGCGACAATAAACCGTTTTAAGAACAAATACTCCACCAGAAAGCTGTGCGTAAAACTAACATGGCTGCATATTTTGTTCTTCGTCCTGTTTGGCGTGTCATTTGGAGAGGTTCGCTACTCTGTACCAGAAGAGATGGCACGCGGCTCGGTCATTGGGAATGTCGCTCAAGATTTGGGTTTAAATGTGGCGGAGCTTAATGCTCGTCGAGTTCGCATCGTGGCGGAGGGCACTCGTCAGCTCTGCGAGCTTGACTCTGCGTCGGGCTCTTTGTTGGTCAGTGAGCGGATAGACCGAGAGGAGCTGTGCGCGCAGGCGGCAGTCTGCGTCCTGCAGTATCAGCTTCTTTTGGAGGATCCGCTCAAAGTGTACAGTCTTGTTTTGGATATTCAAGATGTGAATGACAACAGTCCTGCCTTTGCTACGGGAATAACTGAGCTTGAGCTGGTTGAGTCTACCGTTCTAGGGAGACGCTTCCCTCTGGAGAGCGCACACGACCCTGATTTGGGGACCAACACGGTTCGTGTATATAAACTGAGTCCAAATGAACATTTTGCACTTGAATTAAATACCCAGTTGAATGCAAACGCATACCCCGAACTGGTTCTGAGAAAAACATTAGACCGGGAGACTCAAGCCGAATACACTCTCACCATTAACGGTATTGATGGTGGCAATCCCGCTAGAACCGGCACCGCATCTATTCTCATTCGTGTTCTGGACTCTAACGACAATGTCCCCATTTTTAACCGGAGGGtttacaaaacctctgtccTCGAGAACTCTGCCACGGGTGCTTTAGTGGCGTCGCTCAATGCCACGGATTTAGATGATGGTGTATACGGGGATGTAACTTACTCTTTCAGTCGCATGTCAGATAAAAGTAGAGGAGTGTTTAAAATTGATCCCGTGAGCGGTGAGGTAAGGGTGGCAGGGCCTATCGATTATGAAGAGGCGAGTGCGCATGAACTAGACGTCCAGGCCAAAGATGGCGGGGGTCAGGCCTCTCACTGTAAACTCATAATCGAGGTAATTGACGTGAACGATAACAAGCCAGTTGTAACTGTGAAATCTGCCTCAGCCACCTTGGCCGAGGACTCAAAACCAGGAACCATGGTGGCTCTGCTCAACGTGTATGACTTGGACACTGGAAATAGCGGACGGGTCAATTGTGTAATCTCAGACGGTCTTCCCTTTAAGTTGATATCGGAGGTAAAAAGTTACTACATGCTAGTGACTGATGGGCTATTAGATCGGGAGATGTACCCTCAATATAATATAACAGTCACTGCCATTGATGCtggctctccttcactctccagtAGGAAACTGGTCCATATTGTAATCAGTGACATTAATGACAACCCCCCCATGTTTACGCAGAAAGAGTATAGCGCTCAAGTTTGGGAAAACCAGCCTAGAGGGACATTTTTGACTAGGGTGATAGCAGAAGATCTGGATGCCGGATACAACTCTAAACTATTGTACACTTTATCGGAGGACACTGCCCCAGGAACGTCCTCGTTCCTCTCCATTAACTCAGAAACCGGGGACCTCTACACCTCTCGACCATTTGATTACGAACTGTCTGTTTATTACCAAGTGCACGTGACAGCACGAGACGGAGGCGATCCCCCTCTCTCAAGCACTTGCATTGTCAAGATTTTCATTGGGGATCAGAACGATAACGCGCCTGTGGTTCTTTATCCGGTCCAATCCACCAACTACATAGCGGATGATATGGTTCCGTTGGAGGCGCCAAAAGGTTACCTTGTGACTAAAGTTGTTGCTTTAGACGCCGACTCTGGGCATAACGCCTGGCTATCCTACCGTGTGATCAAAGCCACACAGACTAATCTCTTCACTATCGGGCTGCATTGCGGAGAAATAAGAACCCTCAGACCTTTTTTAGAGGGGGACGAACAAAAACAAATGCTTGTGATCCTCGTAAAGGATAACGGGCCCGAATCCCTCTCTGCAACGGCTACAGTGAATGTGCTCATTGGCGACGGTCTGCCTGTTTTCTCCGAACTGTTTGAGATTAGGGAGGAACAGCAGGTCAGCGAAAATGTCACACTGTACTTGATCCTTGCTCTAGTGACGgtttcatccctccttctcattTTAATCAGCACGGTCACGTATTACAAGGTCTGTAGACGAGGCTACGTGTACCGAGCGGCAACCTCGAGCCTCCCCGTTTTCCCCTCGGCCTACTGTCCCCCAAGCTACACTGACGTCAGCCGCAGTGGAACACTTTTCAAAGATGACAGATACGACTCCTTT